One Pseudomonadota bacterium genomic region harbors:
- a CDS encoding histidine triad nucleotide-binding protein — protein MEDCLFCKIVKGIIPADKVYEDENFLAFKDINPKAPVHLLIIPKKHYATINDIPDTEMEIIAEIHRVIKKLAQDFAVAESGYRILANVNREGGQVVYHVHYHLIGGRLLRG, from the coding sequence ATGGAAGACTGCCTGTTCTGCAAAATCGTCAAGGGAATCATCCCAGCCGACAAAGTCTATGAAGATGAGAATTTTCTTGCCTTTAAAGATATCAACCCGAAGGCCCCGGTTCACCTGCTGATTATTCCTAAAAAACATTACGCGACCATCAATGATATTCCGGATACGGAAATGGAAATCATCGCCGAGATCCACCGGGTCATCAAAAAACTGGCGCAGGACTTCGCGGTAGCGGAAAGCGGCTACCGGATTCTGGCCAATGTCAATCGGGAAGGGGGACAGGTGGTGTATCATGTCCACTACCACCTGATCGGCGGACGTCTGCTGCGCGGCTGA